A region of Deltaproteobacteria bacterium DNA encodes the following proteins:
- a CDS encoding DUF4388 domain-containing protein yields MSDTPQYALRFISGKYQGGEFPLRMGREIIIGRSSDLDMVLVEDMVSRRHAKISTTNGEITIQDLGSTNGTFVNGEKITRARLSEGDRILVGTSIIKLVAADPSQAHHHSEAEARRRLQQGARQSTSGRPMSGVIEEIPLPDLLQLLSTSRKSGVLSIASPTAVGKIYLRKGQIYFAAINDDFNLQPQKAIYRMLTWQTGTFELEPAVEIQVMEEIQESTEALLMEGVRQLDEMRRLEDKLPPMTSSLAVPTPLAGRLRDLSPEQLDTFQLVLDHGMVQAVLDHYPGSDLDAATHLVELLEREFVVVP; encoded by the coding sequence GGGCGGTGAGTTTCCGCTCCGCATGGGGCGGGAGATCATCATCGGCCGGTCGTCGGACCTGGACATGGTGCTGGTCGAGGACATGGTGTCCCGACGCCACGCCAAGATTTCGACCACCAACGGCGAGATCACGATCCAGGACCTCGGATCCACCAACGGCACGTTCGTCAACGGCGAAAAAATTACGCGCGCTCGCCTGTCCGAGGGCGACCGGATCCTGGTCGGCACGTCGATCATCAAGCTCGTCGCGGCCGACCCGTCGCAGGCGCACCACCACTCGGAGGCCGAAGCGCGCCGGCGCCTGCAGCAGGGCGCGCGCCAGTCCACGTCGGGCCGGCCCATGTCCGGCGTCATCGAGGAGATCCCACTGCCGGACCTGCTGCAACTGCTGTCGACCAGCCGCAAGTCGGGCGTGCTGTCGATCGCGTCGCCTACGGCGGTGGGCAAGATCTACCTGCGCAAGGGCCAGATCTACTTCGCCGCGATCAACGACGACTTCAATCTGCAACCGCAAAAGGCGATCTACCGGATGCTCACCTGGCAGACGGGCACGTTCGAACTCGAACCCGCCGTCGAGATCCAGGTGATGGAGGAAATCCAAGAGTCGACCGAGGCGCTGCTGATGGAAGGCGTGCGCCAGCTCGACGAGATGCGCCGGCTCGAGGACAAGCTGCCGCCGATGACGTCGAGCCTCGCGGTGCCGACGCCGCTGGCGGGGCGGTTGCGCGACCTGTCGCCGGAGCAGCTAGATACGTTCCAGCTCGTCCTCGATCACGGCATGGTTCAAGCGGTGCTCGACCACTATCCGGGCAGCGATCTCGACGCCGCGACCCACCTCGTCGAGCTGCTCGAGCGCGAATTCGTCGTCGTACCGTAG